The following are encoded in a window of Strix aluco isolate bStrAlu1 chromosome 15, bStrAlu1.hap1, whole genome shotgun sequence genomic DNA:
- the TMEM184A gene encoding transmembrane protein 184A isoform X1: MSTALCHVLGSKLDRVLPYRDALAEGKHGQIQPYGPSQQQGSPPKERGVMGNRAQPGSRLPSRAASYLRPPVNVYKAALVSSRSVQRPDPSLALPRILLPAGRGRAAGRSQGGKSQLPAASVTLSAPLSLQPSLAPLPRWRAQMSNATRAFPSPAALGTPGPSPVARLASASPSPAVALLTAAHNDSQDSQRLFLTTTTAQVISGIFVWSALIVTFHQIYTHLRNYTIPKEQRYIIRILFIVPIYAFDSWLSLLLLGSHQYYVYFDSVRDCYEAFVIYSFLSLCFEYLGGESTIMTEIRGKPIASSCFYGTCCLRGMSYSIGFLRFCKQATLQFCIVKPLMAIVTIILQAFGKYHDGDFNVRSGYLYITIIYNFSVSLALYALFLFYFATMDLLRPFEPVLKFITIKAVIFLSFWQGTLLAILEKCGVIPEVQIIDGKEVGAGTVAAGYQNFIICIEMLFASIALRYAFTCQVYREKKENSTANLAPMQSISSGLKETISPQDIVQDAIHNFSPAYQQYTQQSMQEAERKAPGENGHVASKVEGPSGRRSKNIEKRVLILSDEEL, from the exons ATGAGCACAGCTCTCTGTCATGTCCTGGGAAGCAAGCTGGATCGTGTCCTTCCCTATCGTGATGCTCTGGCAGAGGGAAAGCATGGCCAAATCCAGCCATATggccccagccagcagcagggcagccccccaAAAGAGCGAGGAGTGATGGGGAACAGGGCACAGCCGGGATCTCGCCTCCCTTCCCGTGCCGCGAGCTATCTCCGTCCTCCTGTTAATGTTTACAAGGCAGCTCTGGTGTCATCACGTTCTGTCCAAAGACCAGATCCCTCCCTGGCTCTCCCCAGGATCCTTCTTCCTgctggcaggggcagggctgCGGGACGGTCGCAGGGAGGAAAAAGCCAGCTCCCCGCTGCCTCCGTAACACTATCGGCCCCGCTCTCCCTCCAGCCATCTCTGGCTCCGCTTCCCCGCTGGCGGGCGCAG ATGAGTAATGCCACGCGTGCCTTCCCCTCTCCTGCGGCGCTGGGCACCCCGGGGCCCAGCCCAGTGGCCAGGCTGGCCTCagcctccccatccccagccgtTGCCCTGCTCACAGCTGCCCACAACGACTCCCAGGACAGCCAGCGGCTTTTCCTGACCACGACGACGGCACAGGTCATCTCTGGCATCTTCGTGTGGTCGGCACTCATCGTCACCTTCCACCAG ATCTACACACACCTGAGGAATTACACCATCCCCAAGGAGCAGCGCTACATCATCCGCATCCTCTTCATCGTGCCTATCTATGCCTTTGACTCCtggctcagcctcctcctcctcggcagCCACCAGTACTACGTCTACTTCGACTCAGTGCGCGACTGCTATGAAG CTTTCGTGATTTACAGCTTCCTGAGCCTGTGCTTCGAGTACCTCGGAGGGGAGAGCACCATCATGACAGAGATCCGAGGGAAGCCCATTGC GTCCAGCTGCTTTTATGGGACCTGCTGCCTTCGGGGTATGTCCTACTCCATCGGGTTCCTGCGCTTCTGCAAGCAG GCTACGCTGCAGTTTTGCATCGTGAAACCCCTCATGGCGATCGTCACCATCATCCTGCAGGCGTTTGGGAAGTACCACGACGGGGACTTCAA tgTCCGAAGTGGCTACCTCTACATCACCatcatctacaacttctctgtcAGCCTGGCGCTTTACGCCCTCTTCCTCTTCTACTTCGCCACCATGGACCTGCTGCGCCCGTTTGAGCCGGTCCTCAAGTTCATCACCATCAAGGCAGtcatcttcctctccttctgGCAAG GGACGCTGCTTGCAATCCTGGAGAAATGTGGGGTGATCCCTGAAGTTCAGATCATCGATGGGAAGGAGGTGGGAGCTGGGACGGTGGCTGCTGGCTACCAGAACTTCATCATCTGCATTGAGATGCTCTTTGCTTCCATTGCCCTGCGCTACGCGTTCACCTGCCAGgtgtacagagaaaagaaagaaaactcaacAG CAAACCTCGCCCCAATGCAGAGCATCTCGAGCGGGCTGAAGGAGACCATAAGCCCCCAGGACATCGTGCAGGATGCGATCCACAACTTCTCACCCGCATACCAGCAGTACACACAGCAGTCGATGCAGGAGGCAGAGCGCAAAGCGCCGGGAGAGAACGGGCACGTGGCCTCCAAGGTGGAGGGACCGAGCGGCAGAAGGAGCAAAAACATTGAGAAGAGAGTGCTGATCCTGTCAGATGAGGAGCTGTAG
- the MAFK gene encoding transcription factor MafK isoform X1 codes for MTTNPKPNKALKVKEESGENAPVLSDDELVSMSVRELNQHLRGLTKEEVIRLKQRRRTLKNRGYAASCRIKRVTQKEELERQRVELQQEVEKLARENSSMKLELDALRSKYEALQTFARTVARGPITPTKVATTSVITIVKSAEISSSSVPFSAAS; via the exons ATGACGACTAATCCCAAACCGAACAAGGCATTAAAG GTAAAGGAGGAGTCAGGAGAGAATGCCCCAGTGCTGAGTGATGATGAACTCGTGTCAATGTCCGTACGGGAGCTGAACCAGCACCTGAGGGGTCTCACCAAAGAGGAGGTCATCCGTCTGAAGCAGCGGAGGCGCACGCTGAAGAACCGGGGCTACGCTGCCAGCTGCCGCATCAAGCGCGTGACTCAGAAAGAGGAGCTAGAGAGGCAGCGAGTTGAGCTGCAGCAAGAGGTGGAGAAGCTGGCcagagaaaacagcagcatgAAGCTAGAGCTGGACGCCTTGCGCTCCAAGTACGAAGCACTCCAGACCTTTGCTCGTACTGTGGCGCGAGGGCCTATTACCCCGACCAAAGTTGCCACCACCAGTGTCATCACCATTGTGAAATCAGCCGAAATCTCATCCAGTTCTGTGCCGTTTTCAGCAGCGTCCTAG
- the TMEM184A gene encoding transmembrane protein 184A isoform X2 — translation MSNATRAFPSPAALGTPGPSPVARLASASPSPAVALLTAAHNDSQDSQRLFLTTTTAQVISGIFVWSALIVTFHQIYTHLRNYTIPKEQRYIIRILFIVPIYAFDSWLSLLLLGSHQYYVYFDSVRDCYEAFVIYSFLSLCFEYLGGESTIMTEIRGKPIASSCFYGTCCLRGMSYSIGFLRFCKQATLQFCIVKPLMAIVTIILQAFGKYHDGDFNVRSGYLYITIIYNFSVSLALYALFLFYFATMDLLRPFEPVLKFITIKAVIFLSFWQGTLLAILEKCGVIPEVQIIDGKEVGAGTVAAGYQNFIICIEMLFASIALRYAFTCQVYREKKENSTANLAPMQSISSGLKETISPQDIVQDAIHNFSPAYQQYTQQSMQEAERKAPGENGHVASKVEGPSGRRSKNIEKRVLILSDEEL, via the exons ATGAGTAATGCCACGCGTGCCTTCCCCTCTCCTGCGGCGCTGGGCACCCCGGGGCCCAGCCCAGTGGCCAGGCTGGCCTCagcctccccatccccagccgtTGCCCTGCTCACAGCTGCCCACAACGACTCCCAGGACAGCCAGCGGCTTTTCCTGACCACGACGACGGCACAGGTCATCTCTGGCATCTTCGTGTGGTCGGCACTCATCGTCACCTTCCACCAG ATCTACACACACCTGAGGAATTACACCATCCCCAAGGAGCAGCGCTACATCATCCGCATCCTCTTCATCGTGCCTATCTATGCCTTTGACTCCtggctcagcctcctcctcctcggcagCCACCAGTACTACGTCTACTTCGACTCAGTGCGCGACTGCTATGAAG CTTTCGTGATTTACAGCTTCCTGAGCCTGTGCTTCGAGTACCTCGGAGGGGAGAGCACCATCATGACAGAGATCCGAGGGAAGCCCATTGC GTCCAGCTGCTTTTATGGGACCTGCTGCCTTCGGGGTATGTCCTACTCCATCGGGTTCCTGCGCTTCTGCAAGCAG GCTACGCTGCAGTTTTGCATCGTGAAACCCCTCATGGCGATCGTCACCATCATCCTGCAGGCGTTTGGGAAGTACCACGACGGGGACTTCAA tgTCCGAAGTGGCTACCTCTACATCACCatcatctacaacttctctgtcAGCCTGGCGCTTTACGCCCTCTTCCTCTTCTACTTCGCCACCATGGACCTGCTGCGCCCGTTTGAGCCGGTCCTCAAGTTCATCACCATCAAGGCAGtcatcttcctctccttctgGCAAG GGACGCTGCTTGCAATCCTGGAGAAATGTGGGGTGATCCCTGAAGTTCAGATCATCGATGGGAAGGAGGTGGGAGCTGGGACGGTGGCTGCTGGCTACCAGAACTTCATCATCTGCATTGAGATGCTCTTTGCTTCCATTGCCCTGCGCTACGCGTTCACCTGCCAGgtgtacagagaaaagaaagaaaactcaacAG CAAACCTCGCCCCAATGCAGAGCATCTCGAGCGGGCTGAAGGAGACCATAAGCCCCCAGGACATCGTGCAGGATGCGATCCACAACTTCTCACCCGCATACCAGCAGTACACACAGCAGTCGATGCAGGAGGCAGAGCGCAAAGCGCCGGGAGAGAACGGGCACGTGGCCTCCAAGGTGGAGGGACCGAGCGGCAGAAGGAGCAAAAACATTGAGAAGAGAGTGCTGATCCTGTCAGATGAGGAGCTGTAG
- the MAFK gene encoding transcription factor MafK isoform X2 — protein sequence MSVRELNQHLRGLTKEEVIRLKQRRRTLKNRGYAASCRIKRVTQKEELERQRVELQQEVEKLARENSSMKLELDALRSKYEALQTFARTVARGPITPTKVATTSVITIVKSAEISSSSVPFSAAS from the coding sequence ATGTCCGTACGGGAGCTGAACCAGCACCTGAGGGGTCTCACCAAAGAGGAGGTCATCCGTCTGAAGCAGCGGAGGCGCACGCTGAAGAACCGGGGCTACGCTGCCAGCTGCCGCATCAAGCGCGTGACTCAGAAAGAGGAGCTAGAGAGGCAGCGAGTTGAGCTGCAGCAAGAGGTGGAGAAGCTGGCcagagaaaacagcagcatgAAGCTAGAGCTGGACGCCTTGCGCTCCAAGTACGAAGCACTCCAGACCTTTGCTCGTACTGTGGCGCGAGGGCCTATTACCCCGACCAAAGTTGCCACCACCAGTGTCATCACCATTGTGAAATCAGCCGAAATCTCATCCAGTTCTGTGCCGTTTTCAGCAGCGTCCTAG